In the Flavobacterium sp. 90 genome, TGTTCGACGATGTTTTTGTAGTAACTGATTCTGATTTGATATTTGATGAGATCGTAAATCACGGTGGAAAAGCCATTATGAGCATCAAAGAGCATGAATCAGGAAGTGATAGAATTGCTGAAGCTATTGCAAATTTAGATGTTGATATTGTTGTAAATGTGCAAGGCGATGAACCTTTTACAGAAGCTGGACCTTTAGAACAGGTTTTGTCTGTTTTTAAAAATGATGAAGATCGCAAGATTGATTTGGCTTCGTTAATGCGTGAAATTACAAATGAAAACGAGATAAATAATCCAAATAATGTAAAAGTGGTGGTTGATCAATCGCAATTTGCATTGTATTTTTCGCGTTCCGTGATTCCGTATCCTAGAGATAAAGACGTTGGAGTGCGTTATTTTCAACACATCGGGATTTATGCTTTTAGGAAACAGGCTTTGTTAGATTTTTATAGTTTGCCAATGAAATCTTTGGAAGCTTCTGAGAAGTTAGAGCAGCTACGTTATTTAGAATTCGGAAAACGTATTAAAATGGTTGAAACAACTCATGTTGGTATTGGGATTGATACGGCAGAGGATTTAGAGAAGGCTAGGGCTATATTGAAGGCTTAGTTTG is a window encoding:
- the kdsB gene encoding 3-deoxy-manno-octulosonate cytidylyltransferase, with the protein product MKIIAVIPARYASTRFPAKLMQDLGGKTVILRTYEAAVSTKLFDDVFVVTDSDLIFDEIVNHGGKAIMSIKEHESGSDRIAEAIANLDVDIVVNVQGDEPFTEAGPLEQVLSVFKNDEDRKIDLASLMREITNENEINNPNNVKVVVDQSQFALYFSRSVIPYPRDKDVGVRYFQHIGIYAFRKQALLDFYSLPMKSLEASEKLEQLRYLEFGKRIKMVETTHVGIGIDTAEDLEKARAILKA